Proteins encoded within one genomic window of Phyllobacterium sp. T1293:
- a CDS encoding glutamine amidotransferase produces the protein MTKKVLLVGESWVSSATHYKGFDQFGSVTFHLGAEPLVKALAGSEFDLTYMPAHEAVEKFPYEMAGLDAYDVIILSDIGANSLLLPPDVWLHSRTVPNRLKLIKAWVEKGGALLMVGGYFSFQGIDGKARWRRTAVEDVLPVTCLPYDDRVEIPEGTTAKILMADHPVMAGLSGEWPMLLGVNEVEVRQHADVEVIATLPDDQGGHPLLVLGRFGNGNTAVWTSDIGPHWLSPAFCEWEGYGKLWKNILAWLTR, from the coding sequence ATGACAAAGAAAGTACTTCTCGTTGGCGAAAGCTGGGTCAGTTCGGCCACCCATTACAAAGGTTTTGACCAATTTGGCAGTGTCACCTTTCATCTGGGGGCAGAGCCGCTGGTCAAGGCATTGGCAGGCAGCGAGTTTGACCTGACCTATATGCCTGCGCATGAAGCGGTTGAAAAATTCCCGTATGAAATGGCGGGTCTGGATGCCTATGACGTCATTATCCTGTCGGATATTGGCGCAAACTCGCTGCTGCTGCCGCCGGATGTCTGGCTGCATTCGCGCACTGTTCCCAACCGGCTCAAGCTCATCAAGGCCTGGGTGGAAAAGGGTGGGGCGCTTCTGATGGTCGGTGGCTATTTCTCCTTTCAGGGCATTGACGGCAAGGCGCGTTGGCGGCGGACAGCTGTCGAAGATGTGCTTCCGGTTACCTGCCTTCCCTATGATGACCGCGTTGAAATCCCCGAGGGTACAACGGCGAAAATTCTCATGGCCGATCATCCTGTCATGGCCGGTCTCAGCGGGGAGTGGCCGATGCTTCTCGGTGTGAATGAAGTCGAAGTGCGTCAGCACGCAGACGTCGAAGTCATCGCGACTTTGCCTGACGATCAGGGCGGCCACCCGCTTTTGGTTCTTGGACGGTTTGGCAACGGTAACACAGCTGTCTGGACATCCGATATCGGGCCGCATTGGCTTTCACCCGCCTTCTGCGAATGGGAAGGCTACGGCAAGCTTTGGAAGAACATTCTGGCTTGGCTCACGCGCTGA
- a CDS encoding ATP-binding cassette domain-containing protein, with translation MIQDGQQSSAAASAGGGNLSGSASGTQSAPRISLRGIRKSFGSHQALRGVDLDIFPGECLGLVGDNAAGKSTLTKIISGTYIPDGGTMTIEGEEVRLSGPADARNRHIEMVFQDLSLCDQIDVVGNLFLGRELSKGIFLDSKTMLAEARKMLDALEIRIPKLTGKVAQLSGGQRQAIAIARAASFKPNVLIMDEPTSALAVAEVEAVLALINRVKANGVSVILITHRLQDLFRVCDRIAVMYEGTKVAERQIGGTNLEDLVKLIVGEGARQ, from the coding sequence ATGATTCAGGACGGCCAGCAAAGTTCGGCTGCCGCAAGCGCCGGAGGGGGGAACCTCTCCGGAAGCGCCAGCGGTACGCAATCAGCCCCGCGCATTTCCCTGCGTGGTATCCGCAAATCATTCGGCTCGCATCAGGCGCTGCGCGGCGTTGATCTCGATATCTTTCCCGGCGAATGCCTCGGCCTTGTTGGCGACAACGCGGCGGGCAAGTCGACGCTGACAAAGATCATCTCCGGTACTTACATTCCAGATGGCGGCACCATGACCATTGAGGGCGAAGAAGTCCGTTTGTCAGGACCAGCCGATGCGCGCAACAGACATATTGAGATGGTTTTTCAGGATTTGAGCCTGTGTGATCAGATTGACGTTGTCGGCAATCTCTTTCTCGGGCGGGAGCTTAGCAAGGGTATATTCCTCGACAGCAAGACTATGCTGGCAGAAGCGCGCAAAATGCTGGATGCGCTGGAAATCCGTATCCCGAAACTAACCGGCAAGGTGGCCCAGCTCTCTGGCGGACAGCGTCAGGCAATCGCCATTGCCCGTGCCGCATCCTTCAAGCCAAACGTTCTGATCATGGACGAACCCACATCCGCACTTGCGGTGGCCGAAGTCGAAGCGGTGCTTGCCCTGATCAATCGCGTCAAGGCCAACGGTGTTTCCGTGATCCTCATCACGCATCGCCTTCAGGATCTCTTCCGGGTCTGTGATCGTATAGCGGTCATGTATGAGGGCACGAAAGTCGCCGAACGCCAGATCGGCGGGACCAATCTGGAAGACCTCGTGAAACTGATTGTCGGCGAAGGAGCAAGGCAATGA
- a CDS encoding TenA family protein, producing MTTESLSERILRENATVLQTMLDHRFVRDIKNDALSKDVFDRYLVYEGAFVDTAISIFAYAAATAQTIEQKRWLVAVLDALANEQIVYFERTFALRSIDPSAFDVNIQAVDAFCSGMLCIAAEGGFLDIVAAMFAAEWMYWSWSKEASVCRISDPLLKEWVDLHVSRGFAEQALWLKRQLDLVGEGLSEQACSRLSSIFSHAMQLEIDFHDAPYF from the coding sequence ATGACAACCGAAAGCCTTTCCGAGCGTATCCTGCGGGAAAACGCTACTGTTCTCCAGACGATGCTCGACCATCGTTTCGTCAGGGACATCAAAAACGATGCGTTGAGCAAGGATGTGTTTGATCGCTATCTTGTTTATGAGGGTGCTTTCGTTGATACGGCAATTTCCATCTTCGCCTATGCGGCGGCGACGGCGCAAACCATCGAGCAGAAGCGCTGGCTCGTTGCCGTTCTTGATGCGCTTGCCAACGAACAGATTGTCTATTTCGAGCGAACTTTCGCACTGCGATCCATCGATCCATCTGCATTCGACGTGAATATACAGGCGGTTGATGCGTTTTGCTCCGGTATGCTCTGCATTGCAGCCGAGGGCGGGTTTCTGGATATTGTCGCCGCGATGTTTGCGGCGGAATGGATGTACTGGTCGTGGTCCAAGGAGGCATCTGTCTGTCGCATCAGCGATCCCTTGCTCAAGGAGTGGGTTGATCTGCATGTAAGCCGGGGTTTTGCCGAACAGGCCTTATGGCTCAAGCGGCAGCTTGATCTGGTTGGCGAAGGCCTTTCCGAACAGGCATGTTCGCGGTTAAGTAGTATTTTCAGCCACGCGATGCAGCTCGAAATTGATTTTCATGACGCGCCTTATTTTTAG
- a CDS encoding BtpA/SgcQ family protein, translating to MQEISDRSSNAVQEIFGTNKVLIGMIHCPAFPGAPRYNRASMDSIYDTCMRDAEACVEGGLHGLVIENHGDIPFSKPDDIGPETTGFMSVVTDRIARAVGIPLGINVLANAPIPAFAIAMAGGAKFIRVNQWANAYVANEGFMEGRAAEAMRYRSMLRAEHIKVFADSHVKHGSHAIVADRTIEELTRDLAFFDADGVIATGQRTGNAATIEEIEEIGSATHLPLLVGSGVNRDNIVEILSRTNGVIVASSLKHGGVWWNPVDVERVKAFRAAAEPGLEH from the coding sequence ATGCAGGAAATATCGGATCGAAGCTCCAATGCTGTGCAGGAGATTTTCGGCACAAACAAGGTGCTGATAGGGATGATCCATTGCCCGGCTTTCCCCGGCGCACCGCGGTATAACAGGGCAAGTATGGATTCAATCTACGATACCTGCATGCGGGATGCCGAAGCCTGTGTGGAAGGCGGTCTGCATGGGCTGGTTATCGAAAACCACGGTGATATTCCTTTCTCGAAACCCGATGATATCGGCCCGGAGACAACGGGGTTCATGTCCGTCGTCACAGATCGTATTGCCCGCGCTGTTGGTATTCCGCTTGGGATTAACGTGCTGGCCAATGCGCCAATCCCGGCCTTTGCCATTGCCATGGCTGGTGGTGCCAAGTTCATCCGTGTCAATCAGTGGGCCAATGCCTATGTGGCCAATGAAGGCTTTATGGAAGGCCGTGCGGCGGAGGCCATGCGCTACCGCTCAATGCTGCGCGCCGAACATATCAAGGTCTTCGCCGACAGTCATGTGAAGCATGGCAGCCACGCCATTGTCGCGGACCGTACGATTGAAGAATTGACGCGCGATTTGGCATTCTTTGATGCCGATGGCGTTATCGCAACAGGACAACGCACCGGCAATGCCGCGACGATTGAAGAGATCGAAGAAATCGGCTCGGCTACGCATCTGCCGCTATTGGTTGGGTCAGGTGTCAACCGGGACAATATCGTGGAAATTCTCAGCCGCACCAATGGCGTGATTGTCGCCTCGTCATTGAAACATGGTGGTGTCTGGTGGAACCCGGTGGACGTTGAACGGGTCAAGGCATTCCGCGCCGCTGCCGAGCCGGGGCTGGAGCACTAA
- a CDS encoding ABC transporter permease, which produces MVDATHESGVSGQPLNVSFSAENDQATVVLAGSWITRYVGRVNAQMHKIEHRKEFSSAVIDLSDVDALDTAGAWLVDRLRVSLEGAGKQVEIRGLKKHWETLFDAVGKTASAPADAYAAPHKMNIGIQILDTIGRTVVNFGDDFIKSMHVLGAVVTGSQVRAGKGGPIRYPAFFHQIDRLGVGAIPVVVLISFIMGAIVAQQGAYMLSTYGAEAYAVNLVGVLVLRETGVLLTAIMIAGRSGSAITAELGSMKMREEVDALHVIGLNPISVLVFPRLVALSISLPLLTIIADFAGLAGGAVALWLYSDVAPGIYIANLRDAISVQYFLAGLIKAPFMAMIIGTIAAVEGMKVGGSAESLGLRVTASVVKSIFIVIVLDGVFAIFYASIDF; this is translated from the coding sequence ATGGTTGATGCGACACACGAATCCGGCGTTTCTGGGCAGCCCCTCAACGTTAGTTTCAGTGCCGAGAATGACCAGGCAACAGTTGTGCTGGCAGGTTCCTGGATCACTCGTTATGTCGGGCGCGTCAATGCGCAGATGCACAAGATCGAGCACCGGAAAGAGTTCTCAAGTGCGGTCATTGATCTATCGGACGTGGACGCTTTGGATACAGCAGGTGCCTGGCTGGTGGACCGTTTGCGTGTGTCCCTTGAGGGTGCGGGTAAACAGGTGGAAATCCGGGGCTTGAAGAAGCACTGGGAAACTTTGTTTGATGCAGTCGGCAAAACCGCGTCCGCGCCTGCGGATGCCTATGCGGCGCCACACAAGATGAATATCGGGATTCAGATTCTCGATACGATTGGCAGGACAGTTGTCAATTTCGGCGACGATTTTATCAAATCAATGCATGTGTTGGGTGCCGTGGTGACAGGCTCCCAGGTGCGGGCAGGCAAGGGTGGCCCGATCAGGTATCCCGCATTCTTTCATCAGATTGACCGGCTGGGTGTTGGTGCAATTCCGGTCGTGGTCCTTATCTCGTTCATTATGGGCGCGATCGTTGCGCAGCAGGGCGCTTATATGCTCAGCACCTATGGAGCCGAGGCCTATGCGGTCAACCTTGTTGGCGTGCTGGTGCTGCGTGAGACGGGGGTTCTTCTGACCGCAATCATGATTGCCGGTCGCTCGGGTAGTGCGATCACGGCCGAGCTTGGGTCCATGAAGATGCGTGAGGAAGTTGATGCTCTTCACGTCATTGGCCTCAATCCCATCAGCGTGCTGGTATTTCCCCGGCTGGTCGCATTGAGCATCTCCTTGCCGCTTCTGACGATTATTGCGGATTTCGCCGGGCTTGCAGGTGGTGCTGTTGCCTTATGGCTTTATTCGGACGTGGCACCGGGTATCTACATAGCCAATCTGCGCGATGCCATCAGCGTCCAGTATTTTCTGGCCGGTCTGATCAAGGCTCCTTTTATGGCCATGATCATCGGGACAATTGCTGCGGTTGAAGGCATGAAAGTTGGCGGCAGCGCTGAATCGCTGGGCCTGCGCGTGACCGCATCTGTGGTGAAATCGATTTTCATCGTTATCGTGCTGGACGGCGTTTTTGCCATCTTCTACGCATCCATCGACTTCTGA
- a CDS encoding ribokinase: MRAYVIGNVTIDETIAVDALPTSGASILGEIGAHDLGGKGTNQAVVMARCGVQTTLVAPVGNDVRAAAIRERLLDEPLIAELVELEGKSSDVSIIFRLPDGENAIVTTTGSAQSLTSSDVASKLQAAEPDDLAILQGNLSHRATREILERAKALQMVTAFNPSPLRPYFADLWGLIDVVCLNQGEALALTGTTGEAAAEYLLQQGLREVVLTLGNKGAILANEQAMITVPAHPSVVVDTTGAGDTFMSVALASSVKRNCRLDRLAIEHAVKAAAITVSRKGTQSAFPTSQELEILLASR; the protein is encoded by the coding sequence ATGCGCGCCTATGTAATCGGCAATGTTACCATTGATGAAACAATCGCCGTCGATGCGCTGCCCACGTCCGGCGCCTCTATCCTTGGCGAAATTGGAGCGCACGACCTCGGAGGCAAAGGCACCAATCAAGCCGTCGTCATGGCGCGCTGTGGTGTTCAGACGACGTTGGTCGCTCCTGTCGGCAATGATGTTCGGGCAGCAGCAATTCGCGAGCGCCTGCTGGACGAGCCCCTTATTGCCGAACTGGTAGAGCTGGAGGGAAAATCCAGCGACGTTTCCATTATCTTTCGCCTGCCTGATGGTGAAAATGCCATTGTCACAACAACCGGGTCGGCCCAAAGCCTGACTTCATCTGATGTGGCTTCAAAACTGCAAGCCGCTGAACCTGATGATCTTGCGATTCTGCAAGGGAACCTCTCGCACAGGGCGACGCGCGAAATCCTAGAACGGGCCAAGGCTCTTCAGATGGTCACGGCTTTCAACCCATCCCCGCTGCGCCCGTATTTCGCCGATCTCTGGGGCTTGATTGATGTGGTGTGTCTCAATCAGGGAGAGGCGTTGGCCCTGACGGGAACGACGGGTGAGGCGGCAGCTGAATATCTGCTGCAACAAGGCCTGCGTGAAGTTGTTCTGACCCTCGGCAATAAGGGGGCGATCCTCGCGAATGAGCAGGCCATGATTACGGTTCCGGCCCATCCCTCCGTCGTCGTCGATACAACCGGCGCGGGAGATACATTCATGTCCGTTGCCCTGGCGTCATCTGTAAAGCGCAATTGCCGTCTTGACCGGCTGGCGATTGAACATGCGGTAAAGGCCGCAGCCATCACGGTATCAAGAAAGGGGACACAATCCGCTTTCCCAACATCCCAAGAACTTGAGATTCTGCTGGCATCGCGCTGA
- a CDS encoding ABC transporter permease — MTVYTERGHGSRVADFFGEHAQVLSIAIFFAACMVFFSVGSDTFLTAGNILNIVRQAAPILIVAIAMTFVIITGGIDLSVGSQVALINAVAAVVMAMGYPWPLVVIAMLILGGGLGFAQGWFVAYQGIPAFIVTLAGLSILRGYALYLTQGYSIPIQDAPGFFALGRGVVGDIPVPAIIAAVVAVLGYVAITATKYGRQVVAVGSNMEAARRVGMPAKWIIASVYIISGVACAVAGLLIAARLGSGSSNAAVGFELQVIAAVVLGGTSLMGGRGTILGTVLGTLTIAVIGNGLILMHISPFFTQIVTGAIILIAIWLNTRIFTANFRFGGKKR; from the coding sequence ATGACCGTCTATACCGAGCGCGGTCACGGATCGCGCGTTGCCGATTTCTTCGGCGAGCATGCACAGGTTCTGTCCATCGCGATTTTCTTTGCTGCCTGCATGGTCTTTTTCTCTGTTGGCAGTGACACGTTTCTGACCGCGGGAAATATCCTGAATATTGTGCGGCAGGCTGCGCCAATATTGATTGTTGCGATTGCCATGACTTTCGTGATCATCACCGGCGGCATTGACCTGTCGGTTGGCTCGCAAGTGGCTCTTATTAATGCCGTTGCCGCCGTCGTCATGGCGATGGGATATCCTTGGCCATTGGTGGTCATCGCAATGCTTATTCTGGGTGGTGGTCTCGGCTTCGCTCAAGGCTGGTTCGTAGCCTATCAGGGCATTCCCGCGTTCATTGTTACACTTGCGGGTCTTTCTATCCTGCGCGGCTATGCGCTCTATCTGACGCAAGGCTATTCCATACCCATTCAGGACGCGCCGGGTTTCTTTGCCCTTGGTCGCGGTGTTGTTGGCGATATTCCCGTGCCCGCCATCATTGCCGCCGTCGTGGCCGTTCTTGGCTATGTGGCAATCACTGCAACGAAATATGGGCGTCAGGTTGTGGCTGTGGGTTCCAATATGGAGGCGGCCCGGCGTGTCGGTATGCCTGCCAAATGGATCATCGCATCTGTTTACATTATTTCAGGCGTTGCATGTGCCGTCGCCGGACTGCTGATCGCAGCGCGATTGGGATCAGGCTCTTCCAATGCGGCCGTGGGTTTCGAATTGCAGGTTATCGCCGCGGTTGTTCTCGGTGGAACATCCCTTATGGGCGGTCGTGGCACCATTCTTGGGACAGTTCTCGGGACATTGACCATTGCGGTGATCGGTAATGGTCTGATCCTCATGCATATCTCGCCGTTCTTCACCCAGATCGTGACGGGCGCGATTATCCTGATCGCCATCTGGCTGAACACACGGATTTTCACCGCAAACTTTCGCTTCGGCGGTAAGAAGAGGTGA
- a CDS encoding ABC transporter substrate-binding protein, which produces MTLNLSRRTLIALAGFTALGCASASMAIAQEKKTIALVQINQQALFFNQMNQGAQKAADAAGVKLVIFNSNNEPTAQNSAIETYIQEKVSGLAVVAIDVNGLMPAVKQAADAGIPVVAIDAILPDGPQKAQIGVDNAKAGADMGKFFLDYVKTNMGGKAKIGVVGALNSYIQNVRQDGFEKTVKSAEGIQMAGVVDGQNVQDNALSAAENLITGNPDLTAIYATGEPALMGAIAAVQSQGKQDTIKVFGWDLTAEAIAGIDTGFVAAVIQQDPSAMGGAAVDALLKVSAGQTVEKNIAVPVTIVTKANVDPYRAVFK; this is translated from the coding sequence ATGACTTTGAATTTGAGCAGGAGAACACTGATCGCTTTGGCTGGCTTCACTGCATTGGGTTGTGCCAGTGCGTCAATGGCCATTGCACAGGAAAAAAAGACAATCGCGCTTGTGCAGATTAACCAGCAGGCACTTTTCTTCAACCAGATGAATCAGGGTGCCCAGAAGGCGGCAGATGCTGCGGGCGTGAAGCTGGTTATCTTCAATTCCAACAACGAACCGACGGCACAGAACAGCGCTATCGAAACCTATATTCAGGAGAAGGTTTCCGGCCTTGCTGTCGTTGCCATTGACGTCAATGGGCTGATGCCTGCCGTCAAGCAGGCTGCCGATGCAGGTATTCCGGTGGTTGCCATTGATGCGATCCTGCCTGATGGCCCGCAGAAGGCGCAGATCGGCGTGGACAATGCCAAAGCTGGCGCTGATATGGGCAAGTTCTTTCTTGATTATGTGAAAACCAATATGGGCGGCAAAGCCAAGATCGGCGTTGTCGGTGCGCTCAATTCCTACATTCAGAATGTCCGTCAGGACGGTTTTGAAAAGACGGTCAAGAGTGCCGAAGGCATTCAAATGGCTGGCGTGGTCGATGGCCAGAACGTACAGGACAATGCCTTGTCTGCCGCAGAAAACCTGATTACGGGCAATCCCGATCTGACCGCTATCTATGCGACAGGTGAACCTGCCTTGATGGGGGCAATTGCTGCCGTGCAAAGTCAGGGCAAGCAGGACACGATCAAGGTGTTTGGCTGGGATCTGACCGCAGAAGCTATTGCTGGTATTGATACAGGATTTGTCGCCGCCGTTATCCAGCAGGACCCGTCGGCAATGGGCGGCGCCGCTGTCGACGCCCTGCTGAAAGTCTCAGCTGGCCAGACCGTTGAAAAGAACATTGCTGTTCCCGTAACGATCGTGACCAAGGCGAATGTCGATCCGTACAGGGCCGTTTTCAAATGA
- a CDS encoding LacI family DNA-binding transcriptional regulator — protein MIKKTTPSLKDVAAAAGVSVTTVSRLVNGSLDLPYHTKKRIEDAIKSLNYMPNPHARRLSMGRSDTIGLVVPEIANPFFSTLVAAVEQAADERKLAVSLHATLNRPGREIEYLQLIERNHVDGLIFITNHPDDGSLANLINRSGKVIIVDEDVPGSKAPKLFCDNENGGYLAGIHLAERGHSHVLFVGGDERMISARRRFDGLMRALHERHGDVAKVDRYAGEYTVKYGREAALRFLEERHEATAIFASSDEIAIGLIEVFKDRNVSVPDDVSIIGFDDVGPLHLFAPPLTVVRQPVRQLGRRALELLLETNWQEWKPSASEELLPVEIVVRNSVAPPAK, from the coding sequence GTGATCAAGAAGACAACGCCAAGTCTGAAAGATGTTGCCGCTGCCGCCGGTGTGTCCGTGACCACCGTTTCCCGGCTTGTGAATGGCAGTCTCGATCTGCCGTATCACACCAAAAAGCGTATTGAAGATGCGATCAAGTCGCTCAACTATATGCCTAATCCGCATGCGCGCCGTCTGAGCATGGGGCGCTCGGATACTATCGGTCTTGTTGTTCCGGAAATTGCCAATCCGTTTTTCTCGACCCTGGTGGCTGCCGTGGAGCAGGCGGCCGACGAGCGGAAGCTGGCGGTCTCTTTGCATGCCACGCTCAATCGTCCGGGCCGCGAGATTGAGTATCTGCAGCTGATTGAACGCAATCATGTGGATGGACTGATCTTCATCACCAATCACCCTGACGATGGGTCACTCGCCAATCTTATCAATCGTTCGGGAAAGGTCATCATCGTCGACGAAGATGTTCCCGGCTCAAAAGCGCCAAAGCTCTTCTGTGACAACGAGAATGGCGGCTATCTTGCCGGTATCCATCTTGCGGAACGGGGACATAGCCATGTCCTTTTCGTAGGCGGTGATGAGCGTATGATCAGCGCACGCCGCCGCTTCGATGGTCTGATGCGTGCGCTGCATGAGCGGCATGGCGATGTGGCAAAGGTTGATCGCTATGCCGGTGAATACACCGTCAAATATGGGCGGGAAGCGGCCCTCAGGTTCCTTGAAGAGCGGCATGAGGCAACAGCCATCTTTGCCAGTTCCGACGAAATCGCCATTGGTCTGATCGAGGTTTTCAAGGATAGGAATGTTTCGGTTCCCGATGATGTCTCGATCATTGGCTTCGATGATGTCGGGCCCCTTCACCTCTTTGCGCCTCCGCTGACGGTTGTTCGTCAACCAGTCCGTCAACTCGGTCGCCGCGCGCTGGAACTGCTTTTGGAAACAAACTGGCAGGAGTGGAAGCCTTCCGCCTCGGAAGAACTTCTGCCTGTTGAAATCGTCGTGCGGAACTCCGTTGCTCCGCCTGCGAAATAA
- a CDS encoding phosphotriesterase family protein translates to MTVNGPIAADALGITLMHEHILNDCRCWWHAPKTPERQYLAGGFVCIEILGELKQDPFVNKHNITLDDEPLAISELRAFAIEGGQTVVEPTCRGIGRNPLALRRIAKAAGLNVVMGAGYYLGSSHPDEVAAMTVEDIASEIVREAVEGVDGTDVKIGLIGEIGVSSDFTTEEEKSLRGAAQAQLRTGLPLMVHLPGWYRLGHRVLDIVEQEGADIRHTVLCHMNPSHDDFSYQSELASRGAFIEYDMIGMDYFYADQQVQCPSDEEAARAIVRLGEAGYLDRILLSHDVFLKMMLTRYGGNGYAYILRHFLPRLERHGLDRAALDQMMRANPRAVFDAGT, encoded by the coding sequence ATGACCGTCAATGGTCCCATCGCTGCGGATGCGCTCGGCATTACCTTGATGCATGAGCATATTCTCAACGATTGCCGGTGCTGGTGGCATGCGCCCAAAACACCTGAGCGACAATATCTTGCCGGTGGTTTCGTCTGCATCGAAATTCTCGGCGAATTGAAGCAGGACCCCTTTGTCAACAAGCACAACATCACGCTTGATGATGAACCGCTGGCGATTTCAGAACTGCGCGCCTTTGCCATCGAAGGCGGGCAGACGGTGGTGGAGCCGACATGCCGTGGCATTGGCCGCAACCCATTGGCTCTCCGGCGAATCGCGAAGGCCGCAGGTCTTAATGTGGTAATGGGCGCGGGTTATTATCTTGGCTCGTCCCACCCCGATGAAGTTGCGGCGATGACTGTTGAAGATATCGCCAGTGAAATTGTGCGCGAAGCAGTGGAAGGTGTTGACGGAACCGATGTCAAAATCGGCCTCATAGGGGAGATTGGCGTTTCCTCGGACTTCACCACGGAGGAAGAAAAGTCACTGCGCGGCGCTGCACAGGCACAGCTGCGAACGGGACTTCCGCTCATGGTACACTTGCCCGGTTGGTACAGGCTTGGCCACCGCGTTCTTGATATTGTGGAGCAGGAGGGGGCCGATATCAGGCACACGGTTCTCTGCCATATGAACCCCTCGCATGATGATTTTTCCTACCAGAGCGAACTTGCGTCGCGTGGGGCATTCATTGAATACGACATGATTGGCATGGATTATTTCTATGCGGACCAGCAGGTACAATGTCCAAGCGATGAGGAAGCAGCGCGAGCCATCGTGCGTCTGGGGGAAGCCGGTTATCTCGACCGGATTCTTCTGTCTCATGATGTCTTCCTCAAGATGATGCTGACCCGCTATGGCGGCAATGGTTACGCCTATATCCTGCGTCATTTCCTGCCTCGTCTTGAAAGGCATGGCCTCGATAGAGCGGCTCTCGATCAGATGATGCGGGCAAACCCACGCGCCGTCTTTGACGCCGGAACCTGA